In Apium graveolens cultivar Ventura unplaced genomic scaffold, ASM990537v1 ctg4466, whole genome shotgun sequence, the genomic stretch AAGTCGATGTTCGAAAACTCGGGGTTGATGATAAACAACAGTTCATTGATAAGCTGTTTAAGGTTGCAGAAGAAGATAATGAGAGGTTTCTGATGAAGCTCAGAGACAGAGTTGACAAGTACGTGTTCATCATCATACTAATTatttaatttcatatttttattagGTTAACTACTTTTATACAGTTGAGAAGTTTACTTATATATTTAAATCCAATTTTTAAGATACATTTCGTGAAACATTCGTAAACATATGTCATGACAGAGGCCTCTTTCAGTTTTTGAGCAGAAATTATGTAAGCATTGTTCACCTAATACAGGGCGGCCGCTCTCGAGTTTACGGAATTTTAGTCGAAATCAGTTTTCGGGGCACGAGAAAATGTCATTCATGGTTTATACATAATGTCCTTTCCGATCACCGAAAGTTACTAGAatgtaaataatttttttattaggGATAAATGATTATattgttaaagagtataagatcttGTTCGGGTTTTCCCCTACTACCTTAAGGCTTTAAACAGACTATATCACCTTAATACAAGTTTCATGCAGGCTATGCAAAGTGGACTTTTGACATTAAAATACTGCATTTTGGGTTTTAGCTTAATCAAGTTTAGTTAAAGCAAGTACAACTACTAAATCAAGTAGTTAATTTGTTATCATTTAATTAATATTTTGAGGTGAAAATTGCAGAGTTGGAATAACACTTCCGACAGTAGAAGTCAGGTATGAGCATCTGACAATAGAAGCAGATTGTTTCATCGGAGACAGAGCACTTCCGACATTACCTAACACCGTTCGCAACATTTTTGAATCGGCTCTGAGTGTTTTTGGAATTAGTCTGGCTGAGAAAACAAGGCTCACCATTCTTAAAGATGCTTCTGGTATTATTAAGCCATCAAGGTATGTAGAATATTATAATGTTACACTTTTAATCATGCAAGTATGCAACTGGTGTGTAGAAAGTGATGTGTTATATATGTTTTTTGCGAAAATTACAGGATGACCCTACTGTTAGGCCCACCGTCTTCCGGTAAAACAACTCTTCTGCTGGCTTTGGCTGGAAAACTGGACTCTAGCTTGAAGGTCTGTTCCAATTTGCAAGCTACTTTTGTTGACTTGATTGGTGCTTACTAATATGGATATGATATTCTAATGATGTATTTGACGTTATGGTCAAGTATCTACTTGCTATGTGTTGCGAGAGTATTGTGCACTTAACTAATTAAATTTACCTGACTAATTATGATAAACAGGTCAGAGGGGAAATCACATACAATGGTCACAAGCTTAAGGAGTTTGTGCCACAGAAGACATCGGCCTACATTAGCCAAAATGATGTTCATGTCGGAGAAATGACAGTGAAAGAAACTCTGGATTTCTCTGCTAGATGTCAGGGTGTTGGATCCAGATATGgtacttaagttctttaaccaAACTGTAAACTGACAATTGTCGGAGTTTTAAATCATTATCTTGATGTCTAAATTTATCGGTAAATAATGTGTAGAACTCCTGACTGAGTTAGCAAGACGAGAAAAGGATGCTGGGATTTTCCCTGAAGCTGAGATTGATCTGTTCATGAAGGTATAAACTTCTTAACAAATGATCTCATTAGTAATGTGTGTAAATGACATTAAAACGCGTAAATTTGTGCCATTTTGTTAATAGACTCGTTTTACTTCTTATCTAGGCGACTTCAATTGAAGGGGTCGAAAGCAGCTTGTTTACTGATTACACATTAAGGGTAAGTCTGAGAGCTTCAAACTGAACTCAACATTATCTTAATAAGCATGGAGCATGTCTGTAAGAAGGGCCCTCTATCACTGTTTGTTTCCTTTTGTTGGCGAACAACTCTTTTTTGTATAATAGCAGACCGTTAAGCTCTTGTCCTTTTGCAATCAAATGCAACAAGGGGTTTATATAAAATTACAGACTAATTGTAATATTGTTTGAAAATCTCTTCACCTAACAAGGAAAATGAAGTCTTATTTGGACCTTTTATTACCAACCAATGCAGATACTTGGACTTGATGTTTGTCGAGATACTATCGTTGGGGATGACATGATTCGAGGTATCTCAGGAGGTCAGAAGAAGAGAGTAACAACAGGTAATTAACCTGATTTTATTTACCTCCTGATATTCATCGAGGAATATCAGGAGGTCTTCCTGTTTGTCGATTGTCGTTCTGTATAATGGATTAAGAGAACCAAACAACTTTTCAACAATCATGGAATTTTGATTAGTCAGAAAAAAATTCAATATAGAATTGGTGAAGAAAATGATGTTGCTGACTTATTCTTAACATTTGGACCAACCCCATCAGTCTCATTATCTCCAGAGAATGAAGTGTGAAAATTCGCGTCTGTCTGTTCATTGAAGGTGACATAAAGATAGCAAGGTTGTTTAGTCAGACATTAATTTGAATGGTTacaagaaaatcaaagaaacaaAGACAATTAAGAGAGACAGTAGCCAAACCAAATAAAGTGCACTGGGTCACCCTGATAATTTTACACAGATTAGTTTCTATCTTAACAACTACTCTACTTGTATGCAAAACAACCCTGTCATTATTTGTTTTAGTGCCTCTAGATGAATCAATCATTATGTAAGTGTGACGTAGCTGTGATAATGTTATACACCTGTATGGTCCCTGCAGTTCTTTGTAGAGTATGTGAACATCTTCAGCCCGTGTCAAAACTTTATCATTTACTGCACAAATGTTTATGACCTAAACCAGTTTTTTTCACTGGTAGTTTCTGCGTAAAAAACAGAAGCATTCTCTTATAGATTACTCCGCGTAAAGTTACCTATAATTTGTAAAGTGCTGCAGTTCTACAATGTATAAGTCTTAAGTTACTGCTGCATGAATCAAATAGTTAGACTCATTACTTGACAGACGCAGAATTCTTTAAGTACGGGGTTAAGAATGTATAGTTTACATGAAGTTGTGGACTGCAAAATATGAGAATTAAATTTTTTACTGTCTATGATCTTCTTTATAGGAGAAATGATTGTTGGACCTTGTAAGACCCTGTTTATGgatgaaatttctacgggtttGGACAGCTCTACGACGTTCCAAATTGTCAAGTGCTTGCAACAAATTGTCCACTTAACTGAAGGCACCTTACTAATGTCCCTCCTTCAGCCAGCCCCTGAGACGTTCGACCTTTTTGATGATATCATCCTTTTATCTGAGGGCCGCATTGTTTACCATGGCCCGAGAGTACACATTGTTGAATTCTTTGAGAGCTGTGGGTTCAAGTGTCCAGAACGAAAAGGAACAGCTGACTTCTTGCAAGAGGTAGCTGCTTGATATTAAAAAATCAGTAAATTTTGTGAATGTTAATCCATAACTTTTATTTTGATAAGATACTGAACATGTGTAATGGACACAGGTTACTTCAAGAAAGGACCAGGAACAATATTGGGCGGACAAATCAAGAGAATACAGATACATTTCAGTGACAGAATTTGCCAACCGGTTCAAGCGTTTTCACGTAGGCCTGAGACTTGAAAATGAAGTGGCAGTACCATACGACAAGACCAGAAGCCACGATGCAGCTCTCGTGTTCAAGAAGTACTTGGTCCCTAAGATGGATCTCCTGAAGGCCTCATTCGACAAAGAATGGCTTCTGATACAGAGAAACTCTTTTGTTTATATCTTCAAGACTGTCCAAATCATCATTGTGGCAATAATTGCAGCAACCGTGTTTTTAAGGACAGAACTCAACACTAATACTGAAAATGATGGTGGAGTTTATGTTGGTGCCCTTTTATTCGCCATGGTCATCAATATGTTTAACGGTTTTGCTGAACTCTCTATGACCATACAGAGACTTCCTGTCTTTTACAAGCAGAGAGACCTTCTCTTTCACCCTCCCTGGACTTTTACACTTCCAAATTTTTTGCTCAGAGTACCAATCTCTTTTGTCGAAACTACTGTTTGGATGGTCGTAACGTACTACACTATTGGCTTCGCCCCGGAAGGCAGCAGGTAACTACTAACTATCCATTCATACAATGATAATTATTAAGTACTGCTGAATGCTATATTGCTATTATTCGACAAAAAATGTGAAATAAGAGTGTATTCTGTTGACGTTCTCAGGTTCTTCAAGCAATTTCTGCTGATATTTCTTATCCAACAAATGGCTGCTGGGGTTTTTAGGCTCATTTCTGGAGTTTGCAGAACCATGATCATTGCAAACACTGGAGGTGCACTTGTGCTACTTCTTGTATTTCTCTTGGGCGGTTTCATCCTACCTAAAAGTAAGTAAACTACGTAAACTTAGTTGGACAGAATCAGATTTTGTAGCTTGAACTTTGTGAAGACAACTGCGAGATTATTATAACTCACAAAATTCTGCTTCCTTTGACAGATGAAATTCCAAATTGGTGGGAGTGGGGCTATTGGGTTTCACCTCTGACTTACGGTTACAATGCCTTGGCTGTTAATGAATTGTATGCTCCGAGATGGATGAATAAACTGGTATGTTGTTCATCCACTTCTCGTACTTGTTTGAGTTTAAAGTCCGTGTTGTAAAAATTGTTCTCTTCAGTTAAAATAAATGCAGAAATGCTACTGCAAAAACAAGTTTGTTAACTGATGTTATACATTTGTAGGGCTCGGATAACACTACTAGATTGGGACTGGCGGTGTTGAAGAACTTGGATATCTATCAAAACCAAAATTGGGTTTGGATAGGTGCAGCAGCTCTTTTCGGTTTTGCAGTTCTCCTCAACATTTTGTTCACCTTTTCTCTCATGTACCTAAACCGTAAGTTTTGACTATATTTTTCAATATCGTAGTCCATAGACATGGATTGTTGATTTCTTACATTGCATTGAAGCTAATCTTTTCGGTCCTGTTCTTATGTCAGCTCTTGAAACTAAACAAGCTATAATATCCAAAGAGACAGCCATGGAGATGAAAGCTAGCCAGGAAGAATCTGCAGAATCACAAAGACTTAAAGGCAGTTCTAGGGGAGCTGAATCACTTACAAAATCTTTATCGAAATCTGATGGAAATAATACTAGTAAGACTTCTGAATGAACAAGTATATGACATTCATTACTGTCGAAAAAGAATTCCATTTTTCTAAATTGTCAGATGTTTTTAGGGGAAATGGCACTTCAGAGGATGTCCAGTAGAGGACTCAGTCGAAATGAAGATGCCAGGCTTGAGGCTGCTGCAGGTGTTTCTCCCAAAAGAGGGATGGTTCTTCCATTCACTCCCCTTGCTATGTCCTTCGATAAAGTGAATTACTTTGTTGATATGCCTCAGGTTTGAATCCTCTCTATTAACCATTACTGTAACATGTAGTAACATGGTTGCAATGCTGAAAGTTTGTTAACTTTTCTGCAGGAGATGAAGGACCAAGGCGTGAACGAGGATAGACTGCAGTTGCTTCAGGAAGTAACAGGTGCATTTAGGCCTGGAGTCCTGACTGCACTGATGGGAGTTAGTGGGGCTGGAAAGACAACATTAATGGATGTTCTGTCTGGAAGAAAGACAGGTGGTTATGTTGAAGGTGATATCAAGATTTCTGGATTTCCAAAGAAGCAAGAAACGTTTGCCCGAATCTCTGGATATTGTGAACAGAATGATATCCACTCGCCCCAAATCACGATTCAGGAATCATTGATTTATTCAGCTTTCCTTCGACTCCCCAAAGAAATTAGCAAGGAAGAAAAGATGGTAAGCATATAACAGTTCATGCCACATTAAGATTTTTTACGTTAGGTTCTTGAAAACTAAACCACTATATCTTCTTTTTTGCTGTAAGATTTTCGTGGAACAAGTGATCGAGCTGGTTGAACTGGATGACCTCAAGGATGCTATTGTAGGACTTCCAGGAGTCAGTGGTTTGTCTACAGAACAGAGAAAGAGGTTGACAATTGCAGTTGAGCTCGTTGCTAATCCGTCTATCATCTTCATGGATGAACCGACTTCTGGTCTTGATGCAAGAGCAGCAGCCATTGTCATGAGGACTGTTAGAAACACAGTGGACACTGGAAGAACTGTTGTTTGCACAATTCATCAGCCTAGCATCGACATATTTGAAGCTTTTGATGAGGTACAATAACGAATATGAATTCTTCATCTACCCCTAGCCTGCACATCTCTCCCAATTTCTTATATTATCATATTTTCGTGCATCAGCTGCTGCTTATGAAAAGAGGAGGACAGGTGATATACTCAGGACCATTAGGCAACAATTCTCACAAAGTTATAGAATATTTTGAGGTACCAGTTGTTTTGAAATTCTATAAATTAATTGGATATTAGTATACTTGTTAGTTTAATGGAAAACTGAGTGGATTTTCACAATCTATGAAGGTGATTCCTGGTGTCCCGAAAATCAAAGAAAAATACAATCCTGCAACATGGATGCTAGAAGTGAGTTCAGTTGCTGCAGAACGTCGACTTGGGATGGATTTTGCCGAGCATTACAGATCATCAGCCCTGCATCAGTAAGTCGAAAATTTAATAGCATTAGTAATGTGTTGAGGGGGTGTAGTATCATGTCTCCGGTCTAACTGATTCGTGTTTCTATAAGCAGAAGGAACCAGGCTTTAGTGAAGGAGTTGAGCATCCCACCTGCAGGGGCCAAAGACCTTTATTTTGCTACAGAGTATTCTCAGCCAACATGGGGACAATTCAAGTCTTGCTTATGGAAACAATGGGTTAGTTATTGGAGAAGTCCTGATTACAATCTTGTTCGATACTTTTTCACCTTGGCTGCTGCACTCATGGTGGGAACAATTTTCTGGAAAGTTGGCACCAAAAGGTCAGTCTTCATTTCTCCGTAAACTCTAAACTAATAATCTAGCATAATGCCTTTGCATCAAAGGTAATATCTCTTATTCTCTTCATTAATTCACTCCATTTCATTTTATGTTACAGGAACAGCAGCACCGATCTCTCAGTGATCATCGGTGCCATGTATTCAGCTGTACTATTTGTGGGAATTAACAATTGCTCAACGGTACAACCAATCGTTGCAGTAGAAAGAACAGTATTTTATCGAGAAAGAGCAGCTGGAATGTACTCTGCAATTCCTTATGCCTTATCACAGGTAAACATCTAAACCTTTACAATGTCATCTTTCAAATTATCAGTAAAACCATTCAGGCCTTATAATCACGACTCACGAGGCTTCATCGATGCAGGTATTTGTAGAGATACCATATGTGCTTGTCCAAACCACATACTATACTCTTATAGTGTATGCAATGGTGTGCTTTGAATGGACAGCTGCAAAATTCTTCTGGTTCTTCTTCGTCACATTTTTCTCCTTCCTCTACTTCACTTACTACGGAATGATGACTGTATCAATTACGCCAAACCAGCAAGTAGCAGCCATTTTTGCAGCTGCTTTTTATTCGCTCTTTAATCTCTTCTCCGGTTTCTTCATCCCTAAACCAGTATGTTACTTCCACTTCTTTTAACTTAAAAAAAACACCAAACATATAAAGGCCTGGGACTTTCTAAAGGCCACTACAGAAAACTTTTCTATAATGACGTTTAAATTCTCTTTCCCCGTATATAAAAATGTACACTCTCAAGTCCTTAAAGGCCACTACAGAAAACTTTTCTATAATGACGTTTAAATTCTATTTTCGCGTATATAAAAATGTACACTCTCAACTCCTAAGACTGTAGCCTTCGATACTAACTTTACATTTTGCGATTTTCAAAAAATTAACAGAAAATCCCGAAATGGTGGATATGGTACTACTACATCTGCCCCGTGGCATGGACCGTCTATGGATTAATCGTATCACAGTATGGCGACGTAACAGACACCATTACAGTTCCAGGAATGTCGACTAAACCAACAATCAAATGGTATGTGAAAAACCATTATGGCTATGAGTCTGATT encodes the following:
- the LOC141701891 gene encoding ABC transporter G family member 29-like, yielding MEEEKAGRQHSERRNSRSMSRSVSRSVSRAAASLGVEDVFGSMRRSSRAADDDEEALRWAALEKLPTYDRLRTTIMKNYNADSRNQDAFHKEVDVRKLGVDDKQQFIDKLFKVAEEDNERFLMKLRDRVDKVGITLPTVEVRYEHLTIEADCFIGDRALPTLPNTVRNIFESALSVFGISLAEKTRLTILKDASGIIKPSRMTLLLGPPSSGKTTLLLALAGKLDSSLKVRGEITYNGHKLKEFVPQKTSAYISQNDVHVGEMTVKETLDFSARCQGVGSRYELLTELARREKDAGIFPEAEIDLFMKATSIEGVESSLFTDYTLRILGLDVCRDTIVGDDMIRGISGGQKKRVTTGEMIVGPCKTLFMDEISTGLDSSTTFQIVKCLQQIVHLTEGTLLMSLLQPAPETFDLFDDIILLSEGRIVYHGPRVHIVEFFESCGFKCPERKGTADFLQEVTSRKDQEQYWADKSREYRYISVTEFANRFKRFHVGLRLENEVAVPYDKTRSHDAALVFKKYLVPKMDLLKASFDKEWLLIQRNSFVYIFKTVQIIIVAIIAATVFLRTELNTNTENDGGVYVGALLFAMVINMFNGFAELSMTIQRLPVFYKQRDLLFHPPWTFTLPNFLLRVPISFVETTVWMVVTYYTIGFAPEGSRFFKQFLLIFLIQQMAAGVFRLISGVCRTMIIANTGGALVLLLVFLLGGFILPKNEIPNWWEWGYWVSPLTYGYNALAVNELYAPRWMNKLGSDNTTRLGLAVLKNLDIYQNQNWVWIGAAALFGFAVLLNILFTFSLMYLNPLETKQAIISKETAMEMKASQEESAESQRLKGSSRGAESLTKSLSKSDGNNTREMALQRMSSRGLSRNEDARLEAAAGVSPKRGMVLPFTPLAMSFDKVNYFVDMPQEMKDQGVNEDRLQLLQEVTGAFRPGVLTALMGVSGAGKTTLMDVLSGRKTGGYVEGDIKISGFPKKQETFARISGYCEQNDIHSPQITIQESLIYSAFLRLPKEISKEEKMIFVEQVIELVELDDLKDAIVGLPGVSGLSTEQRKRLTIAVELVANPSIIFMDEPTSGLDARAAAIVMRTVRNTVDTGRTVVCTIHQPSIDIFEAFDELLLMKRGGQVIYSGPLGNNSHKVIEYFEVIPGVPKIKEKYNPATWMLEVSSVAAERRLGMDFAEHYRSSALHQRNQALVKELSIPPAGAKDLYFATEYSQPTWGQFKSCLWKQWVSYWRSPDYNLVRYFFTLAAALMVGTIFWKVGTKRNSSTDLSVIIGAMYSAVLFVGINNCSTVQPIVAVERTVFYRERAAGMYSAIPYALSQVFVEIPYVLVQTTYYTLIVYAMVCFEWTAAKFFWFFFVTFFSFLYFTYYGMMTVSITPNQQVAAIFAAAFYSLFNLFSGFFIPKPKIPKWWIWYYYICPVAWTVYGLIVSQYGDVTDTITVPGMSTKPTIKWYVKNHYGYESDFMAPVAVVLVGFTVFFAFLYAYCLKTLNFQTR